From a single Sorghum bicolor cultivar BTx623 chromosome 5, Sorghum_bicolor_NCBIv3, whole genome shotgun sequence genomic region:
- the LOC8079757 gene encoding putative glycine-rich cell wall structural protein 1, whose protein sequence is MAGTKLVSLGLIVLMSIGLANAVRVARYSSADGTGTGQGGGGGYVNGGGSGSGSGTGSGDSGRYGSHASAGGGGGGGGTSQYGGSGYGSGSGSGSWSSTYSQGRYSGYGESSNAGGAGGGGGGGQAGGAWNSNAQGSGSGTGSGSSYANRNWYGSSQAGARANGNGGGTGNSQNGGGGGGSGAGTGYGNAYP, encoded by the coding sequence ATGGCAGGCACAAAGCTCGTATCACTGGGGCTCATTGTCCTCATGAGCATAGGATTAGCCAATGCTGTTAGGGTGGCTAGATACTCTAGTGCTGATGGGACTGGCACAGGCCAGGGAGGGGGTGGTGGATATGTGAATGGTGGGGGATCAGGGTCTGGGTCTGGCACCGGATCAGGTGATAGTGGCCGTTATGGTTCCCATGCAAGTGCTGGAgggggcggtggaggtggtggaacTAGCCAATACGGTGGGTCTGGATATGGTTCAGGGTCAGGGTCAGGTTCATGGTCTAGTACATATAGTCAAGGACGGTATTCTGGCTATGGAGAGTCTTCTAATGCTGGTGGTGccggtgggggtgggggtggaGGACAAGCCGGAGGTGCCTGGAATTCCAATGCTCAAGGATCCGGTAGTGGCACCGGTTCTGGCTCTAGCTATGCTAACAGGAATTGGTATGGATCAAGTCAAGCAGGTGCACGTGCTAATGGCAATGGTGGTGGCACAGGAAATAGTCAAaatggtggcggtggcggcggttctGGTGCCGGAACTGGATATGGCAATGCCTACCCATAA